The following are encoded in a window of Chryseobacterium sp. genomic DNA:
- a CDS encoding PASTA domain-containing protein, translating to MLKSLFHWKVLVNLVLAAVIFIGLVWLTFRWLELHTNHGKEIPVPNVMNRSVHEAIKILDDQGLEYKVDSGTYDPKYKPFQVLNMFPKPGSRVKNGRIIEVRVNPRTWGKVTIPDILDRYKGLAFRRLAQVGLKVGDTIFEPSIQRDAVIRMLHNGVVIKPGSQLPRFSTIDLVIGAGPKRNIAIPNLVGLTVAQAKAIVANNLFEIGLVEYEDGKGDDTDIVYYQDPAGGDLRDQGMQVDLWASKKSPAEMSGRISQLNSMYRVKIDTTLPPVRYEEIPVYQEPTFEAPRRQPAEPKPATPTSPTNTPAENTSKKPSNNSGTAVPKSEPASGKQPAATPANKTAEKPKVKKVVE from the coding sequence ATGCTGAAATCACTTTTCCATTGGAAAGTTCTGGTAAACCTTGTGCTGGCCGCAGTAATCTTCATCGGCCTGGTATGGCTGACCTTTCGCTGGTTGGAGCTCCATACCAATCACGGTAAGGAAATACCGGTTCCCAATGTAATGAACAGGTCTGTTCATGAAGCTATCAAGATCCTGGATGACCAGGGATTGGAATATAAGGTGGACAGCGGTACATATGATCCAAAGTACAAACCATTTCAGGTACTTAATATGTTTCCCAAGCCGGGTTCCCGCGTGAAGAACGGCCGTATAATAGAAGTTCGTGTGAACCCGCGTACATGGGGTAAAGTTACTATTCCTGATATTCTGGACCGTTACAAAGGCCTGGCGTTCCGCCGTCTGGCGCAGGTGGGTCTTAAAGTCGGTGATACCATATTTGAGCCAAGCATACAGAGAGATGCAGTGATCCGAATGCTTCATAACGGCGTGGTAATAAAACCGGGCAGCCAGCTCCCTAGATTTTCCACCATTGACCTGGTGATCGGTGCAGGTCCGAAAAGGAATATTGCAATCCCAAACCTGGTGGGGCTGACAGTTGCTCAGGCGAAAGCCATCGTGGCCAATAATCTTTTTGAAATAGGTCTTGTGGAATACGAGGACGGTAAAGGTGATGATACTGATATAGTGTATTATCAGGATCCTGCAGGCGGCGACCTTCGTGACCAGGGGATGCAGGTAGACCTCTGGGCGAGTAAAAAATCGCCTGCTGAAATGAGCGGAAGGATTTCCCAGCTCAATTCCATGTACAGGGTAAAGATTGATACTACGCTTCCGCCGGTAAGGTATGAGGAAATTCCTGTTTATCAGGAGCCTACATTTGAAGCCCCACGCAGGCAACCTGCGGAACCGAAACCTGCAACTCCAACTTCGCCCACGAATACACCTGCGGAAAATACTTCAAAAAAACCTTCCAATAATTCTGGAACGGCCGTACCTAAGTCAGAACCTGCCAGCGGTAAACAACCAGCTGCAACTCCTGCCAACAAAACTGCCGAAAAGCCCAAAGTAAAGAAAGTGGTAGAGTAA